The Rhopalosiphum maidis isolate BTI-1 chromosome 4, ASM367621v3, whole genome shotgun sequence region TTGGATCGCGGGGGccggataatattaaaaatgtgggAAAGTTGATTACAAGtagaatagaaaattatttcaaatctatttttagaattcttaTCGCTTCATTATAGCAATCAGTACGACTATatattggaaataaaatacgtttaaaatcCGATGTTACGTGTGTGTTTTagacaaaaactaaaaaataccgCTTCTAATTCCCTTAATTCGAAGTTccaaattttatgtataagattataaatttataaaactgataTATCATGTACGTAATTAATATTCCCCAttgcaatttgtttttttttacaaaaattgaattaatgtttttctaaatgtagttatctaaaaattataataaataatgaaactaaataaatacctacgagtattaatatacaggtactacaataaataattaatattatactgttttaatatttttggataggtttttcaactttgaattaactaaattcactccagctattattatttcctacaaattgtaaaattttcaaaatattttgattctctttgttatttaatttgttacaaaaataatgaacaataaGAACAATcgagaaaataaatagataacaaaaataaataaataaacaaataaagatGACAAATTAAACAGAGTAAAGCTTTCCCATAGAGGTactacgataaaaaaaacatgagtattaaaattgaatattaatttataagcatttgaaCTTGAATTTtgcttagtatttttttatgtaaatgttgatatatttaataatgtgaaaGATATACAGAcgcaattcttttttttttttttataaatatttaagatttaaattttgaaaaaattcctTTTTGTTATACATTCAACATGTAATGTATAGCAGAGTGATTATTTACTTCCccttaaaatgattatttgtatcaatagcatttttaaatattaagctaTAATAAGGATTCATGAGTTGCAAATGATACTTCTgtgataataagtattaaaacaaattattgattttattttaataatttaaatactttaaaattataaaataatgtaaattgtacatacatttttatacaaaattggtaaaaaaaaaaaaaaaattaaattgctataggtaattaatataaattacagatgaatatgataattaaactattgttgttaatacattaaaatgcttaactattataaataacatattatataattataatataatattatattataaatacctacataagtCCTGGTAATCTGACATATATAGGACCTTGCCTTGTTATCtagaaaactaaatatttaaacactttaaacagaaatcgagtaaaagttaaaatgcatattctactttcattatacttttattaaaatttcaaaaatattaatatttaatgacaatttaatttaattgaactattaaagtaataataaaaatgaccatAAAGATTactgtatacttaaaattttgaaattttaaaaattaatataaaaaaatagtagtaataaaattaacatgcatttttatgtttacaataatgacagatattattattatagttaattgtatattattattctatgtacaattaagtttgaaaataattttacttttaagaatgACTTAttagtagaaaatataaaactaatgattaataaaactattttaattgtagtttagttttagtaaatatttcactattttttttaatccaggGATGTTCAATTACATCAGTTAGTGGTAATCTAGACTTTGGAACTTTAACCAAAagctttgaaattaaatttctagaGCTCTCACTCATATGAGGTTTGAAACCATACATCACAGCACGGATTTTTCTAAAAGTTTCTGCCTGTTCTGAGCTTTCAAATGGTGGTGATCCACACAAGAATTCATAACACAGCACTCCTAAACACCAATTGTCAACATATTCATTATACGTTTGAGAGTCAACCATCTCTGGTGGTAAATAATCAATAGTGCCACACATGGTGTTTCGACATTTCGATGGTGCATGGACAGACCATCCAAAATCTGCCAACTTAATAACATGATGACTAAACAACAAAAGGTTTTCTGGTTTTATATCTCTGTGAATAACACTTTGTGAATGACAATATCTTAAAGCATCAGCTACTTGACGTAAATAATATGCAGCTGTTGGTTCATCAAAACGTTTATGCGGCTGTGAGttcaatactttaaataactcACCTTCTTGggcaaattctaaaattaaatatattttcttctcATCCCAAAAATAAGTCAGCATTTTTAGAATGTTGGGATGATTAAGATGtgtttgaatttcaatttctCGTCGCACTTGATGTTCCATATGATCTTTTACCAATTCTGATTtaaacatcatttttaaagCAACCATATATTCCGTATTTTTTTCCCGAGCAAGATATACACGACCAAATTTTCCACGACCAAGTGGTGTTCCAATTTCAAAATCGCTTAGTTTCCACTGATAATTTGTAGGTCGTTTAGTATAAATTTCtttcattgttttttctaTGTGTTGAACAACTTCATTTTGAGATTCAATTTTATGCTTTACTCCAACCACagccattataaaaatataattgatgattaacaaaaatacaaactgaaataataaaaataatctattagaATCCatgaactaaatattaaatataataaataataaagataattgattataaattattgttatgtctaaaatatgtattacagtAAATAACAGTAAACAGGAGAAATTAGTCTATAAAAAAACAGCAGAAATAAATGTagaaatttttctataatatagggTATTTAAcacatctaatattatttgtttggtaTGTGCACTAGCCACttagtaaattatagatatttaatttaaaaaaaatgtttgtatgttTCACTAACAagtaaaaactgtattttaatagtcatattatttgtgtacttTCAGTGACTgtgttttagatattatttagttttcatCGTATTATGCTTTTCTCCTATCACCCTAAATAACATGAGTATACATCTTATTGCCTTCAAGATCACAAAGAACTAATATTGAGTCTCAGTATTGAAAGTTATTCTAATAACCAAGGGTAACATAAAAAAGACATGTCAACAATTTCCAAtcctatttaaaaaccaaatttgatattttaaaatagatttgcTCATCTAAAAAACATAGAAAATTAGCTCACTAACTCCCaagatagatagatagattatattttaatttttaatttatttaactggtTGGAAGggttaattaaagaaaaatacaaaaaccacAAATTTTGGAATGTCcaaatcaataatatgaataataatatttattgtcaagACCAACGTttctcaaactttttttctGCCAGACCCCTTAGAGATGGTAAAACTGTTAGTGGAccctgtaataaaaataaatacaataaacaataatgactatatagcataaagtatttttaatttacgtttGAGGATCCTCTCTGGCAGACTACAGTTTAGGAAACGCTGGTCTTGACTATGccaattacaaaattacatcATGTAGTTGTTATAGATGTTCGATTGACTACATTCGTGGTTTTTTAAGTAGATTAgtctacatttttaaagctATCTAAACAAtcctataatactttatattttcgaGACCTACGGTACCTGTGTCAAATCGTGTTTCTTTTCCGTTTCTTCTTCGAAGTTTTAACCTTTTGGGTTGATCTTGTCAGTTGtcactatttaatattcgtaCTATGCTTGTCGCTCATtacttaatagtaaataattagtgaAAGACGATAGTGCTCACTGTTCACGTAGTCACGTTTTGTTCTCGTGGAGGTTGGAAAACGGACGACTGTTAAATCCAGAATTCcagaataatagttaatagtagaataataaaaaataaaaacaaaaaagccGTTTGACAACGATTTGAGTTGGCAGCCAATGAGGTGGGTTTGTTCTGCCTCCTTCGAAATACCGTGTCTTCGTTGGTCCACGACTCCGtaggttttaatatttatcacttgAACTGTTTCGCTTATCATTATTTAGATTCAGActgttgaatttttattttgtagtttcaCCCGgttatagtttttactttttatacggTCAGACGCATTATCAATCGACAATTATCATATTTGGACCATTGtcattattacacattatattgtgcgctattttttttccgcttaaaaattctaattgtaAATCGTAGTAGTTCATAATACGCAATGCTCGAAATAAACGGTCGACCGATTATTATATGACTGTGAACGATGTTGAAATCGCTGCCTTAATTCTCAGACGCGCCACAATAGTTTCGCACATGTGATCGCGCGCTGTTTGTCTAACATCTCGCTCTCGCGTtgctgtattatacatttattataaatatcgtgAGAGCAATTTTAGAAGTCCGCAATGAAGGCGTCGGTGTGTATTCTATTTCTTGTGCTTTGCGGAACGGGACTCATTAGCGGCGATGACAAAGGAGTGTCACAGAATGTCTCTCAACCGACTGCAGCTGACaatgaacttaaaaatgttcCAAGTACGGTGTCTACCTCCGAAATGCCGACAGTCGCTAGTAATGAGACAAAAACCAATATGACCGAAAAATCAACAGTAGTCACGCCCAGTGAGCCAGTATTGCCGAAAAAAGGATCGGCTGAAGAAGAACGCAACAGTTCAATTGCCATTTTCTTTGTGCTCAGCGTTCTTGCTCTAGGGATACTGCTCATTCATCTCATGTTGTCCacacattttcaatatttacccGAAAGTGTTGTAATTGTGTTTCTCGGTGCTGTTATTGGTCTCATTATTAATCTCATGTCTGAACAGCATATTGCAAATTGGCGCAACGAGGAAGCATTCTCTCCGACAGCATTTTTCCTCGTCCTGTTACCtccaattatatttgaatctggttacaatttacataaaggaaatttttttcaaaacattggTTCTATTTTAGTGTTTGCTATTATTGGCACCACTATATCAGCTTTAGTTATTGGTGCTGGTATCTATGTTCTTGGTCTAGCTCAGGTAGCTTACAAATTAAGTTTTGTTGAAAGCTTTGCGTTTGGATCCTTAATTTCAGCTGTTGACCCTGTAGCCACAGTAGCTATTTTCCATGCGTTGGATGTAGATCCTGTGTTGAATATGTTGGTATTTGGAGAAAGTATATTGAATGACGCAATTGCTATTGTATTGACTACATCAGTATTACAGTCCAATGGACCAGCCATGAGTACTTCAGAGGCTGTATTGACAGGCATCAAGCAGTTCTGTTTGATGTTTTTTGCTTCAGCTGGTATTGGAGTAATATTTGCCTTAATCAGTGCACtgttattgaaatatgtaGACTTGAGGAAAACACCTTCATTAGAATTTGCTATGATGTTGGTATTCACTTATGCACCTTATGTCTTGGCTGAAGGCATTCATTTGTCAGGTAAATAATAACCTGATTTTTCATATtcacatattttcattttttatttgtttcttacctattaattttaataatttttttttttttaggaataatggctattttatttaatggtatTGTCATGTCACATTACACTCATTTCAATTTATCAACTGTCACACAAATTACAATGCAACAGACAATGAGAACATTGGCATTTATAGCTGAAACGTGTGTATTTGCTTATCTTGGACTAGCATTATTCAGTTTCAGATTACACTTTGAACCAGCTTTAGTTATTTGGAGTTTAATTCTATGTTTAATTGGACG contains the following coding sequences:
- the LOC113559417 gene encoding aurora kinase C-like; translation: MAVVGVKHKIESQNEVVQHIEKTMKEIYTKRPTNYQWKLSDFEIGTPLGRGKFGRVYLAREKNTEYMVALKMMFKSELVKDHMEHQVRREIEIQTHLNHPNILKMLTYFWDEKKIYLILEFAQEGELFKVLNSQPHKRFDEPTAAYYLRQVADALRYCHSQSVIHRDIKPENLLLFSHHVIKLADFGWSVHAPSKCRNTMCGTIDYLPPEMVDSQTYNEYVDNWCLGVLCYEFLCGSPPFESSEQAETFRKIRAVMYGFKPHMSESSRNLISKLLVKVPKSRLPLTDVIEHPWIKKNSEIFTKTKLQLK
- the LOC113559416 gene encoding sodium/hydrogen exchanger 8 isoform X1; translated protein: MKASVCILFLVLCGTGLISGDDKGVSQNVSQPTAADNELKNVPSTVSTSEMPTVASNETKTNMTEKSTVVTPSEPVLPKKGSAEEERNSSIAIFFVLSVLALGILLIHLMLSTHFQYLPESVVIVFLGAVIGLIINLMSEQHIANWRNEEAFSPTAFFLVLLPPIIFESGYNLHKGNFFQNIGSILVFAIIGTTISALVIGAGIYVLGLAQVAYKLSFVESFAFGSLISAVDPVATVAIFHALDVDPVLNMLVFGESILNDAIAIVLTTSVLQSNGPAMSTSEAVLTGIKQFCLMFFASAGIGVIFALISALLLKYVDLRKTPSLEFAMMLVFTYAPYVLAEGIHLSGIMAILFNGIVMSHYTHFNLSTVTQITMQQTMRTLAFIAETCVFAYLGLALFSFRLHFEPALVIWSLILCLIGRACNIFPLAYLCNKFREHQITKHMMFIMWFSGLRGAISYALSLHLEFSNETRHVIITTTLCIILVTTLLFGGSTMPLMKVIVSYFEKKTQYLIVTFQILQSSKAGRNSHRRRKDKAISLSKTKEWGQAIDSEHLSELTEEELEVNFIQSRISGFAKMDIKYFIPFFTRRFTQEELKDCKTQMTDLTNQWYQAIRISPTASDDDKTANNGQPQTSSRQSS
- the LOC113559416 gene encoding sodium/hydrogen exchanger 8 isoform X2 — protein: MKASVCILFLVLCGTGLISGDDKGVSQNVSQPTAADNELKNVPSTVSTSEMPTVASNETKTNMTEKSTVVTPSEPVLPKKGSAEEERNSSIAIFFVLSVLALGILLIHLMLSTHFQYLPESVVIVFLGAVIGLIINLMSEQHIANWRNEEAFSPTAFFLVLLPPIIFESGYNLHKGNFFQNIGSILVFAIIGTTISALVIGAGIYVLGLAQVAYKLSFVESFAFGSLISAVDPVATVAIFHALDVDPVLNMLVFGESILNDAIAIVLTTSVLQSNGPAMSTSEAVLTGIKQFCLMFFASAGIGVIFALISALLLKYVDLRKTPSLEFAMMLVFTYAPYVLAEGIHLSGIMAILFNGIVMSHYTHFNLSTVTQITMQQTMRTLAFIAETCVFAYLGLALFSFRLHFEPALVIWSLILCLIGRACNIFPLAYLCNKFREHQITKHMMFIMWFSGLRGAISYALSLHLEFSNETRHVIITTTLCIILVTTLLFGGSTMPLMKILQSSKAGRNSHRRRKDKAISLSKTKEWGQAIDSEHLSELTEEELEVNFIQSRISGFAKMDIKYFIPFFTRRFTQEELKDCKTQMTDLTNQWYQAIRISPTASDDDKTANNGQPQTSSRQSS